The genomic DNA CGACCCGGAGGCGGAGGCCTGGCTGCACCACTGGGCCGCCGTACGGGGCCTGCTGTGCGGGGAGTTGGAGGACGCGGCCCGGCATGCCCGGCGCGCGGCACGGCAGGCGGCGGTGGCCGGTGACACGGACACCCGGATCGGGGCGCTCGCCACGCTGGCCCGCGTGCGTTCGCTGGGCGGCGAACCGGTCGCCGCCGACCGCGCGTTGGCGGAGGCGCTCGCGCTGACCGGGGGCGCCGGTGCCGGACCGGAGAGCTGGGGCCTGATCCGGATGCGGGCGATCCTCGCGCTGGACTCCGACAGAGTCACCGAGGCGCAGGAGCGGGTGACCGAACTCCTCGCGGAGATCGGGGAGTTCGCCGGGGTCGAGGAGGTCATGGCGACCCTGGTGGCCCTGACCCGGATCCAAGTGCGCGCCGGGCACTGCCGCGAGGCGCTGCGCACCGCCGCCCGCTGCACCCGCGCCGTGGCCGAGACCGGCGTACAGGCCGCTCCGGCGCTGTACGCGGCGGCGCTGGCGGCGACCGCCGGTGGCACGGCCGACGAGGCGCGGCGGCTCGCCGAGCAGGCGGTGCGGGCCTCGGAGGCGGACGGTGACCGGCTGTTCCTGCTGCGGGCGCTCGCGGTGCTGGGGCAGGCCGAGTTGCTCGTCGGTGACCCGCGTGGAGCCGCGGCGGCGGTCGAGGCCTTGCAGCGCGTCAAGGAGCTCGGCGCGGCCATGTCCGCCGCCGATCCACCCCTGCTGCACTGGTACAGCGATCTCGCCGAGGCCCTGGTCGTGCTGGGTGAGACGGACGCGGCCGGGGCCGTGATCGACGAGGCACGCGAGCGGGTGTCCGTCGACGCGCCGGGCAGTGTGCTCGCCGCGCTGGAACGGGCGGAGGGGCTGCGTGCGGCGGGGCTCGGCCGGGCGAGGGAGGGGGCGGTGGGGCTGCGGCTCGCCGTGGAGCGGTTGCGTCAACTCCCGTTGCCCGTGGACCTCGTACGTACCCTGATCGCGCTCGGCGCGGTCGAGCGCCGGGCCCGGCACCGGAACGCGGCACGCACCGCCCTCGGTGAGGCGCTGGAGACGGCGACGCGGATCGGCGCCGTTCCGCTGGCGGCGCGGGCCAGGGACGAACTGGCCCGGCTGGAGGCCGGCGACCGGGACGGCGAGGGGCGCCCCGAACTCACGCCCACGGAGGCCAGGATCGCCGAACTCGTCGGCGGCGGGGCCACCAACAGGGAGGTCGCCGCCGAGCTGTTCATCAGCGTCAAGACGGTCGAGGGCACGCTGTCGCGGGTCTACCGCAAGGTCGGCGTCCGCTCGCGCACCGCGCTCGCGCATGCCATGGCGGTCGCCGTCATCGCGTCCGGCGCGGCGACCGTGAGTGTCGGCGACGACGACCAACAGCAGTCCACCGCACAGGCGGTGACGATCAGTCAGCCTGGCCGCCTCCGGGCTCCCCGCGCGCTCGACAACCGCCGCTGACCGCTCACCCGCCGTTCCGCACGCAATCCGCGGTTCACGTGACATCCGCAGTTAACACGCGACGCAAGGGTTCCCCCGCTTATGCGGGTGGGGCTGATGTTCCTACGGTGAAGCCGTTCCGCTTCCGGGACAGCAACCCCCCACTCCTCGGAGGATCTCCGTGACGTCACGCCTGAAGCTGGTCGGCCTCGTCGCCGTACCGGCCCTGCTCGCCGCCGCCGTCCCCAGCGCCTACGCCGCCGCCCAGCCGCACACAACGCGCGCCGCCATCACGGGAGATGTCCTCAAGGGCCTGGGCCACGACGCGGCCCGCACCGGCGCCGTCTCCGCGTCGAAGCGGATATCGGTGGCCATCAGCCTGACGCCCAGAAACGACAAGGCGCTCGACACCTTCATCGCGAACGTCAGCAATCCGCGGTCGAGTTCGTACGGCCACTATCTGACGAAGGCTCAGTTCGCGGCCCGGTTCGGCCGGACCGACGCCGAGGTCAAGCAGGTCAAGGACTTTCTGCGCGCCCAGGGTCTCACCGTCGGCAAGGTCCACTCGGGGAACCTGCTGGTCGACGCCAGCGGTACCGCCGCCCAGTTGGAGAAGGCGTTCGGCACCAAGCTGTCGACGTGGAAGG from Streptomyces sp. NBC_01478 includes the following:
- a CDS encoding helix-turn-helix transcriptional regulator; the encoded protein is MDVRSLSGRRELLDAAGAELTVRHGVLLYGPAGIGKSVLVAALMASSAAHVRPSGTVLHCSPAEEDARLPFAGLVDLFARVPESCLADLAPEPQVALRAALLHGREPDGDRDRLAVRVAVLGVLRTLAATGPVLLVLDGLQWLDEPTAEILAFVVRRVEGLDVHVVAAERVPEGEQPERPHCCPPGTVELPVPPLTDDEVARLLPTDLPPAVLRAVQDTAAGNPWYALELGRAAPRDGTSVGLGRTPPVPRRLRTLLLDRARTLPETALRTLLVTSAAARPTLTLLRAAGFHDPAADLAEAERLGVATADADGTVRFGHPLIRAAVYADAPEQDRRQAHALLARAVTEPVEQARHLALAHPYEDETTARTLMAAAESARRDGEPETAFELAGLAARRTPGDRPAERADRLLAAAEYACDAGQLEEAGQAAETVLAGSGSARQRVRARLVLLRNAGQALQGAHALIEEGLQDADGDPEAEAWLHHWAAVRGLLCGELEDAARHARRAARQAAVAGDTDTRIGALATLARVRSLGGEPVAADRALAEALALTGGAGAGPESWGLIRMRAILALDSDRVTEAQERVTELLAEIGEFAGVEEVMATLVALTRIQVRAGHCREALRTAARCTRAVAETGVQAAPALYAAALAATAGGTADEARRLAEQAVRASEADGDRLFLLRALAVLGQAELLVGDPRGAAAAVEALQRVKELGAAMSAADPPLLHWYSDLAEALVVLGETDAAGAVIDEARERVSVDAPGSVLAALERAEGLRAAGLGRAREGAVGLRLAVERLRQLPLPVDLVRTLIALGAVERRARHRNAARTALGEALETATRIGAVPLAARARDELARLEAGDRDGEGRPELTPTEARIAELVGGGATNREVAAELFISVKTVEGTLSRVYRKVGVRSRTALAHAMAVAVIASGAATVSVGDDDQQQSTAQAVTISQPGRLRAPRALDNRR